A region from the Lolium perenne isolate Kyuss_39 chromosome 4, Kyuss_2.0, whole genome shotgun sequence genome encodes:
- the LOC127295945 gene encoding uncharacterized protein isoform X1 — protein MRCSLLLVASSSPPRYLIKVSIQEHVPEEAGGTSDEVTNATVGSLQAAARGIKQRLYPFSSEEIKGCWQGTRLQQRKLACCSDLGRWLWIRKLMSLLGPIILVI, from the exons ATGCGCTGCTCCCTCCTCCTCGTGGCTTCCTCGTCTCCTCCCAG GTATCTTATTAAGGTTTCTATCCAGGAGCATGTCCCGGAGGAGGCCGGCGGCACGAGCGATGAGGTGACCAACGCGACAGTTGGGTCCCTGCAGGCAGCAGCACGAGGCATCAAGCAAAGGTTATATCCCTTCTCTTCTGAGGAAATCAA GGGATGCTGGCAGGGCACAAGGTTGCAGCAGAGAAAGTTGGCGTGCTGTTCAGATCTTGGGAG GTGGCTTTGGATCAGAAAACTTATGAGCTTATTGGGACCGATTATCCTGGTAATATGA
- the LOC127295945 gene encoding uncharacterized protein isoform X2, whose product MRCSLLLVASSSPPRYLIKVSIQEHVPEEAGGTSDEVTNATVGSLQAAARGIKQRGCWQGTRLQQRKLACCSDLGRWLWIRKLMSLLGPIILVI is encoded by the exons ATGCGCTGCTCCCTCCTCCTCGTGGCTTCCTCGTCTCCTCCCAG GTATCTTATTAAGGTTTCTATCCAGGAGCATGTCCCGGAGGAGGCCGGCGGCACGAGCGATGAGGTGACCAACGCGACAGTTGGGTCCCTGCAGGCAGCAGCACGAGGCATCAAGCAAAG GGGATGCTGGCAGGGCACAAGGTTGCAGCAGAGAAAGTTGGCGTGCTGTTCAGATCTTGGGAG GTGGCTTTGGATCAGAAAACTTATGAGCTTATTGGGACCGATTATCCTGGTAATATGA
- the LOC127295945 gene encoding uncharacterized protein isoform X3 gives MRMRNQLAATRSLVVVLGGEQPEWECLARMDKKKGKEEKRSSHHPNPLFDQLEVIRRPLFIGNYTGVDCCVDSKQDLSCFNVYFLLFSPTQSG, from the exons ATGCGGATGCGGAATCAGCTCGCGGCCACGCGGAGTTTGGTTGTGGTCCTGGGCGGAGAGCAGCCAGAGTGGGAGTGCCTCGCCAGGATGGATAAGAAAAAGGGAAAAGAGGAGAAGAGGAGTTCGCACCACCCCAATCCCCTTTTCGACCAACTAGAGGTCATACGGCGACCTCTTTTCATCGGCAACTACACTGGTGTTGACTGCTGCGTCGACTCGAAGCAGG ATTTGTCTTGCTTCAACGTTTATTTCCTTCTCTTCTCGCCCACGCAATCTG GTTGA